One window from the genome of Thermoanaerobaculia bacterium encodes:
- a CDS encoding SUF system Fe-S cluster assembly regulator, which yields MTKLTDYASVLMTFFARESDRAHNARDLARETHLPLPTVSKVLKALARGGLLESQRGLHGGYTLSRDASEISLADILTAIEGPVSLTQCNEPQGGQCPQEPRCPVTDNWKSINHVVRQALSNITLAEMAAPLPRFAFGGPRLPQAAAVRGS from the coding sequence ATGACGAAACTGACCGACTACGCGAGCGTCCTGATGACGTTCTTCGCGAGGGAGTCGGACCGCGCCCACAATGCCCGCGATCTCGCGCGGGAGACGCACCTTCCGCTTCCGACCGTCAGCAAGGTGCTGAAGGCGCTCGCCCGCGGCGGCCTCCTCGAATCCCAGCGCGGGCTCCACGGCGGATACACGCTCTCCCGCGACGCTTCCGAGATCTCGCTCGCCGACATTCTCACCGCGATCGAGGGGCCCGTCTCTCTCACCCAGTGCAACGAACCGCAGGGAGGCCAGTGCCCGCAGGAGCCCCGCTGTCCGGTCACGGACAACTGGAAGAGCATCAACCACGTCGTTCGGCAGGCGCTGTCGAACATCACGCTCGCCGAAATGGCGGCGCCGCTCCCCCGGTTCGCGTTCGGCGGACCGAGGCTGCCGCAGGCCGCCGCGGTTCGCGGGTCTTAA
- the sufB gene encoding Fe-S cluster assembly protein SufB → MSSQAKTIEDFTSREYQHGFVTEIEEESIPKGLSEDVIRLISRKKGEPAFLLEWRLKAYRKWLTMTEPSWANVHYPPIDYQEIVYYSAPKAKGKKEGPKSLDEVDPKLLETYEKLGIPLREREILAGVAVDAVFDSVSVATTFKEKLGELGIVFCSFSEAVQTHPDLVRQYLGSVVPYSDNFFATLNSAVFSDGSFVYVPKGVKCPMELSTYFRINAKNTGQFERTLIIADEGASVSYLEGCTAPMRDENQLHAAVVELVALDDARIKYSTVQNWYPGDKDGKGGIYNFVTKRGKCAGRRSKISWTQVETGSAITWKYPSCILLGDDSVGEFYSVAVANNYQQADTGTKMIHIGKNTRSTIVSKGISAGHGQNSYRGMVKILRGAENARNYSQCDSLLMGDRCGAHTFPYIDVANSSAQMEHEATTSKIGDDQIFYFQQRGISAEDAISMIVNGFCKEVFRELPMEFAVEAQKLLGVSLEGSVG, encoded by the coding sequence ATGTCGTCCCAGGCCAAGACCATCGAAGACTTCACGTCGCGCGAATACCAGCACGGCTTCGTCACCGAGATCGAGGAAGAGTCGATCCCGAAGGGATTGAGCGAGGACGTCATCCGCCTGATCTCCCGCAAGAAGGGGGAGCCCGCGTTCCTGCTCGAGTGGAGGCTCAAGGCCTACCGGAAGTGGCTCACGATGACCGAGCCCTCGTGGGCGAACGTCCACTATCCGCCGATCGATTACCAGGAGATCGTGTATTACTCGGCGCCGAAGGCGAAGGGGAAGAAGGAAGGACCGAAGAGCCTCGACGAGGTCGACCCGAAGCTCCTCGAGACCTACGAGAAGCTCGGGATTCCGCTGCGCGAGCGCGAGATCCTCGCGGGAGTCGCGGTCGACGCGGTCTTCGACAGCGTGTCGGTCGCGACGACCTTCAAGGAGAAGCTGGGCGAGCTCGGGATCGTCTTCTGCTCCTTCTCCGAGGCCGTGCAGACGCATCCGGATCTCGTCCGGCAATACCTCGGCTCCGTCGTCCCGTACAGCGACAACTTCTTCGCGACCCTGAACTCCGCCGTCTTCTCCGACGGCTCGTTCGTGTACGTCCCGAAGGGCGTGAAGTGCCCGATGGAGCTCTCGACCTACTTTCGCATCAACGCGAAGAACACGGGGCAGTTCGAGCGGACGCTCATCATCGCCGACGAGGGCGCTTCCGTCTCGTACCTCGAGGGGTGCACCGCGCCGATGCGCGACGAGAACCAGCTCCACGCGGCCGTCGTCGAGCTCGTCGCGCTCGACGACGCGCGCATCAAGTACTCGACGGTCCAGAACTGGTACCCCGGCGACAAGGACGGCAAGGGGGGCATCTACAACTTCGTCACCAAGCGCGGAAAGTGCGCGGGACGGCGTTCGAAGATCTCCTGGACGCAGGTCGAGACGGGCTCGGCGATCACGTGGAAGTACCCGAGCTGCATCCTGCTCGGCGACGATTCGGTGGGCGAGTTCTATTCGGTCGCCGTCGCCAACAACTATCAGCAGGCCGACACCGGCACGAAGATGATCCACATCGGCAAGAACACCCGCTCGACGATCGTCTCCAAAGGGATCTCCGCCGGGCACGGCCAGAACAGCTACCGCGGCATGGTGAAGATCCTTCGCGGCGCCGAGAACGCCCGGAACTACTCGCAGTGCGACTCGCTCCTGATGGGGGACCGCTGCGGCGCGCATACCTTCCCGTACATCGACGTCGCCAACTCCTCGGCCCAGATGGAGCACGAGGCGACGACCTCGAAGATCGGCGACGACCAGATCTTCTACTTCCAGCAGCGCGGCATCTCCGCCGAGGACGCGATCTCGATGATCGTCAACGGCTTCTGCAAGGAGGTCTTCCGCGAGCTTCCGATGGAGTTCGCCGTCGAGGCGCAGAAGCTGCTCGGCGTTTCGCTGGAAGGAAGCGTCGGATGA
- the sufC gene encoding Fe-S cluster assembly ATPase SufC, which produces MLEIEDLHVTVGGNEILRGLDLIVRAGEVHAIMGPNGSGKSTLAHVLAGRAGYGVTKGRVLYRGEDLLAMPPEVRAREGVFLAFQYPVEVPGVSNAYFLKAAVNAIRKHRGLEELDAVEFLATMKQKMKLVEMETDLVNRPVNEGFSGGEKKRNEIFQMAMLDPTVAILDETDSGLDIDALRVVAGGVNALRSPERAMVLVTHYQRLLAYIVPDFVHVLVEGRIVRSGGKELALELEERGYAWLEEAPAPAGVLEGNAAR; this is translated from the coding sequence CTGCTCGAAATCGAAGACCTCCACGTCACCGTCGGCGGCAACGAGATCCTGCGCGGCCTGGATCTCATCGTCCGCGCCGGCGAGGTCCACGCGATCATGGGACCCAACGGCTCGGGGAAGAGCACGCTCGCGCACGTCCTCGCCGGCCGCGCCGGGTACGGCGTCACGAAGGGACGCGTGCTCTACCGGGGAGAGGACCTCCTCGCGATGCCCCCCGAAGTCCGCGCGCGCGAAGGCGTCTTCCTCGCCTTCCAGTACCCCGTCGAGGTCCCGGGCGTCTCCAACGCCTATTTCCTCAAAGCGGCGGTCAATGCGATCCGGAAGCATCGCGGCCTCGAGGAGCTCGACGCGGTCGAATTCCTCGCGACCATGAAGCAGAAGATGAAGCTCGTCGAGATGGAAACCGACCTCGTCAACCGCCCCGTCAACGAGGGGTTCTCCGGCGGCGAGAAGAAGAGGAACGAGATCTTCCAGATGGCGATGCTCGACCCGACCGTTGCAATTCTGGATGAGACGGACTCCGGGCTCGACATCGACGCCCTGCGCGTGGTCGCCGGGGGCGTCAACGCGCTGCGCAGCCCGGAGCGGGCGATGGTCCTCGTCACCCACTACCAGCGCCTCCTCGCCTACATCGTCCCCGACTTCGTCCACGTGCTCGTCGAAGGACGGATCGTCCGTTCCGGCGGCAAGGAGCTGGCGCTCGAGCTCGAGGAGC